From Anaeromicrobium sediminis, a single genomic window includes:
- a CDS encoding aldehyde ferredoxin oxidoreductase family protein: MFGYKGKVLRVNLKDRTYKVEDLNLHMAKKYIGGRGLGTKMFMDEVDPKVDALSPENKLLVVTGPLTGSPTPTGGRYMVVTKSPLTGTIASSNSGGFWGAQLKFAGYDVIVVEEKADKPVYISIVDGVVEIRDASHIWGKVVSETTDVLEKECGEKSKVMTIGPAGEKLSRLAAIMNDKDRAAGRSGVGAVMGSKNLKAIVVKGSSKVEVKDPDGLKKVFSESLKKIRENGVTGQGLPTYGTAVLVNIINENGVLPTNNFQKSYDDKAEAISGETLAEKYLVKKEACYRCPIACGRYCKVDDIEGGGPEYETIWAYGSDCGVSNLGNIIKANYWCNEMGLDTISAGVTVATAMELYEKGYIRDEEIDGTPLKFGNDEAVIEWTKKMGLREGFGDKLAEGSYRLAEMYGVPELSMSVKKQEIPAYDPRGIQGHGLQYATSNRGGCHVRGYLISPEILGLPEKLDRFKLDGKATWAKAFQDLTAAIDSLGLCLFTSFALGAGDYASLINAVCGTDHTADSIFEAGERIWNIEKLFNLESGVAPSEDKLPKRLLEEPIPEGPSKGWVHKLSDLLPEYYELRGWSKEGIPTDERLEKLGISEDMAKA; this comes from the coding sequence ATGTTTGGATACAAAGGTAAGGTATTAAGAGTTAATTTAAAGGATAGAACATATAAGGTTGAAGATTTAAATCTACATATGGCAAAGAAGTATATTGGTGGTAGAGGTCTAGGAACTAAAATGTTTATGGATGAAGTAGATCCTAAGGTAGATGCTCTAAGTCCTGAAAATAAACTGTTAGTAGTAACTGGTCCATTGACAGGAAGTCCAACACCTACAGGTGGAAGATACATGGTAGTTACAAAATCACCCCTAACAGGTACTATTGCTAGTTCTAATTCTGGTGGATTCTGGGGAGCTCAACTGAAGTTTGCAGGATATGATGTAATAGTAGTTGAAGAGAAAGCAGATAAACCCGTATATATAAGCATAGTTGATGGTGTGGTTGAAATCAGAGATGCATCTCATATATGGGGGAAAGTAGTATCAGAGACAACAGATGTATTGGAAAAAGAATGTGGAGAAAAATCAAAAGTAATGACTATAGGACCGGCTGGAGAAAAATTATCTAGATTAGCTGCTATTATGAATGATAAGGATAGAGCGGCAGGACGTTCTGGTGTAGGAGCTGTTATGGGTTCTAAGAACTTAAAGGCTATCGTAGTTAAAGGTAGTAGTAAAGTAGAAGTAAAAGATCCAGATGGACTTAAGAAGGTATTTTCTGAGTCTTTGAAAAAGATAAGAGAAAATGGAGTTACAGGTCAAGGTCTACCTACTTATGGAACAGCCGTATTAGTTAACATTATTAATGAAAACGGAGTACTACCTACTAACAACTTCCAAAAATCTTATGACGATAAAGCAGAAGCCATTAGTGGCGAAACTTTAGCAGAGAAGTACTTAGTTAAAAAAGAAGCCTGTTACAGATGTCCTATTGCCTGTGGAAGATACTGTAAAGTTGATGACATAGAAGGTGGAGGACCTGAGTATGAAACTATTTGGGCTTATGGTTCAGATTGCGGAGTTAGTAATTTAGGAAATATTATTAAGGCTAACTACTGGTGTAATGAAATGGGTTTAGATACTATTTCAGCAGGGGTTACAGTAGCTACTGCCATGGAATTATATGAAAAGGGATATATTAGAGATGAGGAAATAGATGGAACTCCACTTAAGTTTGGTAATGATGAGGCTGTCATTGAGTGGACTAAGAAGATGGGACTTAGAGAAGGTTTTGGAGATAAATTAGCAGAAGGTTCATATAGATTAGCTGAAATGTATGGAGTTCCTGAATTATCTATGAGTGTTAAAAAACAAGAAATACCAGCATATGACCCTAGAGGAATTCAAGGCCATGGATTGCAATATGCCACATCAAATAGAGGTGGATGCCACGTAAGAGGATACTTAATTTCTCCTGAAATTTTAGGTTTACCAGAAAAGTTAGATAGATTTAAATTAGATGGAAAAGCCACTTGGGCTAAGGCTTTCCAAGATCTAACGGCTGCCATAGATTCGTTAGGATTATGTCTATTCACATCCTTTGCATTAGGCGCTGGGGATTATGCAAGCTTAATAAATGCCGTTTGTGGAACTGACCATACGGCAGACTCCATATTTGAAGCTGGAGAAAGAATCTGGAATATAGAAAAATTATTTAACTTAGAATCAGGTGTAGCTCCTTCTGAGGATAAGTTACCTAAGAGGTTATTAGAAGAGCCTATTCCAGAAGGGCCATCTAAGGGATGGGTACACAAATTATCTGATCTACTTCCAGAATATTATGAATTACGTGGATGGAGTAAGGAAGGTATACCAACGGATGAAAGATTAGAGAAATTAGGCATAAGTGAGGATATGGCAAAAGCATAG
- a CDS encoding MoaD/ThiS family protein, which yields MNVEVRLFATLREGRGKKVYFQLKAGLTPRIIIKELNIQEEDIAILLINGRDGDFDRPLMEGDYLSIFPPVGGG from the coding sequence TTGAACGTAGAAGTAAGACTGTTTGCCACATTAAGGGAAGGCAGAGGGAAAAAGGTTTATTTTCAACTAAAGGCTGGTCTAACTCCAAGGATCATAATAAAAGAGCTGAATATTCAAGAAGAGGATATAGCTATTTTATTAATAAATGGTAGAGATGGAGACTTTGATAGACCTCTTATGGAAGGAGATTATTTATCCATATTTCCACCAGTTGGAGGAGGCTAA
- a CDS encoding HesA/MoeB/ThiF family protein, translated as MERYERNMSMLSEDENKKLSSFKVCVVGSGGLGGYVIEMLGRLGIGHITAVDSDVFDETNLNRQILSTKNTIGKSKVMVAKERMDEVNDTITLNPIYKRLDGKNGEEILKGHDLVIDALDSIDTRLLLQHICKELGIPLIHGAIAGWYGQVCTILPGDDTLNIIYKKSGNGLEKKIGNPSFTPALVASIQVSEALKVLMNKGELIRKKLLYIDLLENEYITLNLE; from the coding sequence ATGGAGAGATACGAGAGAAACATGTCCATGTTATCGGAAGATGAAAATAAAAAATTAAGTAGTTTTAAAGTATGTGTAGTAGGTTCTGGTGGACTTGGTGGTTATGTGATAGAAATGCTAGGGCGGTTAGGTATAGGCCATATAACTGCTGTAGATTCTGATGTATTTGACGAAACTAATCTAAACCGCCAAATATTATCTACTAAAAATACAATTGGAAAGAGTAAGGTTATGGTGGCAAAAGAGAGAATGGATGAAGTAAATGACACCATAACTTTAAATCCTATATATAAAAGACTTGATGGAAAAAACGGAGAAGAAATATTAAAAGGCCATGATCTAGTTATAGATGCACTGGATTCTATAGATACTAGATTGCTCCTACAGCACATATGCAAAGAATTGGGCATACCCCTAATACATGGAGCTATTGCTGGCTGGTATGGCCAAGTCTGTACCATACTGCCAGGAGATGATACTTTAAATATTATATACAAAAAAAGCGGGAATGGCCTTGAAAAAAAAATAGGTAATCCATCATTTACTCCTGCATTAGTGGCTTCCATACAGGTAAGTGAAGCTCTTAAAGTATTGATGAATAAAGGAGAGTTAATTAGAAAGAAACTTTTATATATAGACTTACTGGAAAATGAATATATAACTCTTAATTTAGAATAA